One genomic segment of Streptomyces sp. NBC_00239 includes these proteins:
- a CDS encoding HD domain-containing protein: MPTDTAQLEARWHETVIAARTTPAPAELPAPDPATALPGSPTPAGFPDPAPYAARLLSAWGEPQRRYHNTAHLLAVLDHVDRLADHAADPAAVRLAAWFHDAVYRPDRSENEERSAAWAERALAELGVPAARTAEVARLVRLTVTHDPAPGDTDGEVLCDADLAVLAGDPDAYAAYVAAVRDEYAFVPEDAFREGRAAVLRRLLDLPRLFHTPYGTERWEALARRNLAAELATL; the protein is encoded by the coding sequence ATGCCTACCGACACCGCGCAGCTTGAGGCCCGCTGGCACGAGACCGTGATCGCCGCCCGCACGACCCCCGCCCCCGCGGAGCTCCCGGCCCCCGACCCGGCCACCGCCCTGCCCGGCTCCCCCACCCCGGCCGGGTTCCCCGACCCCGCCCCGTACGCCGCCCGGCTGCTCTCCGCCTGGGGCGAGCCGCAGCGCCGGTACCACAACACCGCCCACCTCCTCGCGGTCCTCGACCACGTCGACCGGCTCGCCGACCACGCCGCGGACCCGGCCGCCGTCCGGCTGGCGGCCTGGTTCCACGACGCCGTGTACCGACCGGACCGCTCCGAGAACGAGGAGCGCAGCGCCGCCTGGGCCGAGCGCGCCCTCGCGGAACTCGGCGTCCCGGCCGCCCGTACCGCCGAGGTCGCCCGGCTGGTACGGCTCACCGTCACGCACGACCCCGCCCCCGGCGACACCGACGGCGAGGTCCTCTGCGACGCCGACCTGGCGGTCCTGGCGGGCGACCCCGACGCGTACGCGGCCTACGTGGCGGCCGTGCGCGACGAGTACGCGTTCGTCCCCGAGGACGCCTTCCGGGAGGGCCGGGCCGCCGTACTGCGCCGCCTCCTCGACCTGCCGCGGCTCTTCCACACCCCCTACGGGACGGAACGCTGGGAGGCCCTGGCCCGCCGCAACCTCGCCGCGGAGCTGGCCACCCTCTGA
- a CDS encoding HelD family protein yields the protein MPAHAPEEHTTTPDTGAGTGTDPLAGERAHLASSRAALRAMREDVESLDIRDVTANWVNAIVLQAQIDDRIKALADLAHTPLFFGRLTYLHAPGADQAEGAEGEQFYIGRRHVHDAAGDPMVIDWRAPVSQPFYRASKQDPQDIGLRRRFGYTGGELTAYEDEHLSDPAEAAAVSKLLQQEIERPRVGPMRDIVATIQPEQDEIVRAGLSGSVCVQGGPGTGKTAVGLHRVAYLLYAHRDRLARTGTLVIGPNRSFLHYIEQVLPALGELEVKQATVDDLVARPGTEVRGADPAETAVVKGDARMAEVLRRAVRAHVTLPTEPLMVVRGSRRWRIPAYELEEIVGELLARDMRYGAALAALPQRIAHAVLVRMEQAGEAPDDRVQDTVARNAAVKAAVKAVWPVVDPAKLVLRLLSDAEFLAEHADGVLDADEQKLLLWPKPFRSVKSAKWSAADLVLIDEAADLVERTHSLGHVVIDEAQDLSPMQYRAVGRRCTTGSATVLGDLAQGTTPWATRSWSEALTHLGKPEAVVEELTAGFRVPREVIAYASRLLPEISPGLAPVSSVRETPGSLAVEEVVDAGALTAAVLAACRDALRHEGSIGLIAADARVPALAEALRAAELPYLAPGEETTVEARLTLVPASLAKGLEYDYVVLDEPAAIVDGEPDERTGLRRLYVCLTRAVSGLTTLHHAPLPQALA from the coding sequence GTGCCCGCGCACGCCCCCGAAGAGCACACCACCACACCGGACACCGGTGCCGGCACCGGCACCGACCCCCTCGCGGGCGAGCGCGCGCACCTCGCGTCGTCCCGGGCCGCGCTGCGCGCCATGCGCGAGGACGTCGAGTCCCTGGACATCCGCGACGTCACCGCGAACTGGGTGAACGCCATCGTCCTCCAGGCCCAGATCGACGACCGGATCAAGGCGCTCGCGGACCTCGCCCACACCCCGCTCTTCTTCGGCCGCCTCACCTACCTGCACGCGCCGGGCGCCGACCAGGCGGAGGGCGCGGAGGGCGAGCAGTTCTACATCGGCCGCCGCCACGTGCACGACGCCGCGGGCGACCCGATGGTCATCGACTGGCGCGCGCCGGTCTCCCAGCCCTTCTACCGCGCCTCCAAGCAGGACCCGCAGGACATCGGGCTGCGCCGCCGCTTCGGCTACACCGGCGGCGAGCTCACCGCGTACGAGGACGAGCACCTCTCCGACCCGGCCGAGGCCGCCGCGGTCAGCAAGCTGCTCCAGCAGGAGATCGAGCGGCCGCGCGTCGGCCCCATGCGCGACATCGTGGCGACCATCCAACCCGAGCAGGACGAGATCGTCCGCGCCGGACTGTCCGGCTCGGTGTGCGTGCAGGGCGGCCCCGGTACCGGTAAGACCGCCGTCGGCCTGCACCGGGTTGCCTACCTGCTGTACGCGCACCGAGACCGGCTCGCACGCACCGGCACGCTGGTCATCGGGCCGAACCGTTCCTTCCTCCACTACATCGAGCAGGTGCTGCCGGCGCTCGGCGAGCTGGAGGTCAAGCAGGCCACCGTCGACGACCTGGTGGCCCGGCCCGGCACGGAGGTGCGCGGCGCCGACCCCGCCGAGACCGCGGTGGTCAAGGGCGACGCCCGGATGGCGGAGGTCCTGCGGCGGGCCGTCCGCGCGCACGTCACGCTGCCCACCGAGCCGCTGATGGTGGTCCGCGGCTCGCGCCGCTGGCGGATCCCGGCGTACGAGCTGGAGGAGATCGTGGGCGAGCTCCTCGCCCGCGACATGCGGTACGGGGCGGCCCTGGCGGCCCTGCCGCAGCGCATCGCGCACGCCGTGCTGGTCCGCATGGAGCAGGCGGGCGAGGCGCCCGACGACCGCGTGCAGGACACGGTGGCCCGCAACGCGGCCGTGAAGGCGGCCGTCAAGGCCGTCTGGCCGGTCGTGGACCCGGCGAAGCTGGTGCTGCGGCTGCTGTCGGACGCGGAGTTCCTCGCGGAGCACGCGGACGGGGTGCTCGACGCCGACGAGCAGAAGCTGCTGCTGTGGCCGAAGCCGTTCCGGAGCGTGAAGTCGGCGAAGTGGTCGGCGGCCGACCTGGTCCTCATCGACGAGGCCGCCGACCTGGTCGAACGGACCCACTCGCTCGGGCACGTCGTGATCGACGAGGCGCAGGACCTGTCGCCGATGCAGTACCGCGCGGTCGGCCGGCGATGCACGACCGGCTCCGCGACGGTGCTGGGCGACCTGGCGCAGGGCACCACGCCATGGGCGACGCGCAGCTGGTCGGAGGCGCTGACGCACCTCGGGAAGCCGGAGGCGGTGGTGGAGGAGCTGACCGCCGGCTTCCGCGTGCCGCGCGAGGTCATCGCGTACGCGTCGCGGCTGCTGCCCGAGATCTCGCCGGGGCTGGCGCCGGTCTCGTCGGTACGTGAGACCCCCGGCTCGCTGGCCGTCGAGGAGGTCGTCGACGCCGGCGCGCTGACGGCGGCCGTCCTCGCCGCGTGCCGGGACGCGCTGCGGCACGAGGGGTCGATCGGGCTGATCGCCGCCGATGCGCGGGTTCCCGCGCTGGCGGAGGCGCTGCGCGCGGCGGAGCTGCCGTACCTCGCGCCGGGCGAGGAGACAACGGTCGAGGCGCGGTTGACGCTGGTGCCGGCGTCGCTGGCGAAGGGGTTGGAGTACGACTACGTCGTGCTGGACGAGCCGGCGGCGATCGTGGACGGCGAGCCGGATGAGCGGACCGGGTTGCGGCGCCTGTACGTGTGCCTGACCCGAGCCGTCTCAGGCCTCACCACCCTCCACCACGCCCCCCTCCCCCAGGCCCTGGCCTGA
- a CDS encoding copper homeostasis protein CutC — protein sequence MSNRAVLEVIALNAEDAVAAQAGGADRLELVTDMAADGLTPPRETFAAIRAAVDIPLRVMLRATDGFSAGSEEDLERLVEAARGLRAEGATEFVLGFLTADGAPDLAAIETLAAELDGCRWTFHRAIDRAADRDQLRKALADLPGLDTYLTAGSASGVDAGLEVLAAEAGRRGEPGYGARILVGGGLRLDHLPGLRAAGIDAFHIGGAARPDGWTHPVSTPAVAEWRTALT from the coding sequence ATGAGCAACCGTGCAGTCCTGGAGGTGATCGCCCTCAACGCCGAGGACGCGGTCGCGGCCCAGGCCGGTGGAGCGGACCGTCTGGAACTGGTCACCGACATGGCCGCGGACGGGCTGACTCCGCCCCGGGAGACCTTCGCGGCCATCCGAGCCGCCGTCGACATCCCGCTGCGCGTGATGCTCCGGGCCACCGACGGCTTCTCCGCGGGCAGCGAGGAGGACCTGGAGCGACTGGTCGAGGCGGCGCGCGGGCTGCGGGCGGAGGGGGCGACGGAGTTCGTACTCGGCTTCCTCACGGCGGACGGGGCGCCGGACCTCGCGGCGATCGAGACGCTCGCCGCCGAGCTCGACGGGTGCCGGTGGACCTTCCACCGGGCCATTGACCGGGCCGCCGACCGGGACCAGCTGCGCAAGGCGCTGGCGGACCTGCCGGGGCTGGACACGTACCTGACGGCGGGGTCCGCGTCCGGGGTCGACGCCGGGCTGGAGGTTCTTGCCGCGGAGGCGGGGCGGCGGGGCGAGCCGGGGTACGGGGCGCGGATCCTGGTCGGGGGCGGGCTGCGGCTCGACCATTTGCCCGGGCTGCGGGCGGCCGGGATCGACGCGTTCCACATCGGCGGGGCGGCCCGCCCCGACGGCTGGACCCACCCCGTCTCCACCCCCGCCGTGGCGGAATGGCGCACCGCCCTCACCTGA
- a CDS encoding DUF4031 domain-containing protein, whose amino-acid sequence MTLYIDPPTWPGHGRMWSHLVSDVSYEELHAFAARIGAPERAFERDHYDVPASRYADAVAAGAVEVGSKELVRRLTAAGLRRPKHRPAP is encoded by the coding sequence GTGACGCTCTACATCGACCCGCCGACCTGGCCGGGGCACGGCCGCATGTGGTCGCACCTGGTCAGTGACGTCTCGTACGAGGAGCTGCACGCGTTTGCGGCGCGGATCGGGGCGCCGGAGCGGGCGTTCGAACGGGACCATTACGACGTGCCGGCGTCTCGGTACGCGGATGCGGTGGCGGCGGGGGCCGTGGAGGTGGGCAGCAAGGAGCTGGTCCGCCGCCTGACCGCCGCCGGGCTCCGCCGCCCCAAGCACCGCCCCGCCCCGTAA
- a CDS encoding Cmx/CmrA family chloramphenicol efflux MFS transporter, translating into MPVAVYILGLSVFALGTSEFMLSGLLPPIAADMDVTIPQAGLLISAFAIGMVIGAPLLAVATLRLPRRTTLIALISLFGLGQVAGALAPSYELLFASRVLAALACAGFWAVGAAVAIAMVPQSSRARAMAVMIGGLSIANVLGVPAGAFLGEYWGWRSAFWAVAAASALALVGILLRIPHIPLPAQKPSLGRELRIYRDRQVWLSVAVTALAAGGVFCAFSYLAPLLTDVAGLDSGWVPWILGLFGVGALVGTTVGGRVADAHLFGVMLGGISASTVFLSALALFASAQVAVVALAFLLGFSAFFTAPALNARMFNVAGAAPTLAGATTTAAFNLGNTGGPWLGGTVIDAGAGFAATAWAGAAMTVTALALTALALRVHRRTPGAPSRVIAASEPAPDSTPAAV; encoded by the coding sequence ATGCCCGTGGCCGTCTACATCCTCGGCCTGTCCGTCTTCGCACTCGGTACGAGCGAGTTCATGCTCTCCGGGCTGCTGCCGCCGATCGCCGCGGACATGGACGTCACGATCCCGCAGGCGGGGCTGCTCATATCCGCCTTCGCGATCGGCATGGTGATCGGCGCCCCGCTGCTGGCCGTGGCCACCCTCCGGCTGCCCCGCCGGACCACCCTCATCGCGCTGATCTCGCTCTTCGGGCTCGGACAGGTCGCGGGCGCGCTGGCCCCCTCGTACGAGCTGCTGTTCGCGTCGCGCGTGCTGGCCGCGCTCGCCTGCGCCGGGTTCTGGGCGGTCGGCGCGGCCGTGGCCATCGCGATGGTCCCGCAGAGCTCGCGGGCCCGGGCGATGGCCGTCATGATCGGCGGACTGTCGATCGCGAACGTCCTCGGCGTCCCGGCCGGTGCGTTCCTCGGCGAGTACTGGGGCTGGCGCTCGGCCTTCTGGGCGGTGGCGGCCGCGTCCGCGCTCGCCCTGGTGGGCATCCTGCTGCGGATCCCGCACATCCCGCTGCCCGCGCAGAAGCCGTCGCTCGGGCGCGAGCTGCGGATCTACCGGGACCGGCAGGTCTGGCTGTCCGTGGCGGTCACCGCGCTCGCCGCGGGCGGCGTGTTCTGCGCGTTCAGCTACCTGGCGCCGCTGCTCACCGATGTCGCCGGGCTGGACTCGGGCTGGGTGCCGTGGATCCTCGGACTGTTCGGGGTGGGCGCGCTGGTCGGTACGACGGTCGGCGGGCGGGTCGCGGACGCGCACCTCTTCGGGGTGATGCTGGGAGGGATCTCGGCCTCCACGGTGTTCCTGTCGGCGCTGGCGTTGTTCGCGTCCGCGCAGGTGGCGGTGGTCGCGCTGGCGTTCCTGCTCGGCTTCTCGGCGTTCTTCACGGCGCCGGCGCTGAATGCGCGGATGTTCAACGTCGCGGGCGCCGCGCCGACGCTGGCGGGGGCCACGACGACGGCGGCCTTCAACCTGGGCAACACGGGTGGGCCGTGGCTCGGCGGCACCGTCATCGACGCCGGTGCCGGCTTCGCCGCGACGGCCTGGGCCGGCGCCGCCATGACCGTCACGGCGCTCGCCCTCACGGCCCTCGCCCTCCGCGTCCACCGGCGTACGCCGGGCGCCCCGAGCCGCGTCATCGCCGCCTCGGAACCCGCCCCCGATTCCACCCCCGCCGCCGTCTGA